Proteins encoded by one window of Microcoleus sp. FACHB-68:
- a CDS encoding DUF3747 domain-containing protein, with product MKTSFPVKFAAFAVATLSTITALSPLLAATFGKTEVDQNKFVAVAQPLANNTYKLLVIEQLSSARPCWSESGSSPVQVQPLLLNFDFTGICSRSLDSNGYSIRMADQDLGLQYSLRVVNRDGDIRLLGTSTTRNAPVIEIGRTNGLSNDFSKIVLNPGWRMTKRTYDGKTLGHVYFTSDQALGATPTDGGNTGGTKFADIRTDVYGKEIDQAVELGFVAGFSDNTFRPQETLTREQLVSLVVESLKNIPNANITLPTQATSRPYPDVDTSRWSAAKIQWARDNNLISGYQDGTFRPAQSVTRAEMMAVLRRAAEKGKSLRGLPTTLGAKQTPKVFSDTSTHWAAPLITQMSGYCNVASPLNETGNAFYPDQAARRNYAAAATLRTLNCVKSESATPTP from the coding sequence ATGAAAACATCTTTCCCCGTTAAATTCGCTGCCTTTGCCGTAGCAACACTCTCAACAATCACCGCTTTAAGCCCACTTCTGGCTGCAACTTTTGGCAAAACAGAAGTTGACCAAAATAAATTCGTTGCGGTGGCTCAACCGCTTGCCAATAATACTTATAAACTGTTGGTAATCGAACAGCTATCGAGTGCGCGTCCCTGCTGGAGTGAAAGTGGGTCGAGTCCTGTCCAAGTGCAACCGCTGCTGCTGAACTTTGACTTCACCGGCATCTGTTCCCGCAGCTTGGATAGCAACGGCTACTCTATCCGAATGGCCGATCAAGATTTAGGATTGCAGTACAGCCTGCGGGTTGTTAACCGAGATGGAGATATCCGGCTGCTGGGAACGAGCACGACTCGAAATGCACCTGTGATTGAAATCGGAAGAACGAATGGCCTTTCCAATGATTTTTCTAAAATCGTTCTGAATCCGGGCTGGCGGATGACCAAACGAACTTACGATGGCAAGACTTTAGGGCACGTTTACTTTACCAGCGATCAAGCATTAGGTGCTACCCCAACAGATGGGGGTAACACCGGCGGAACCAAATTCGCAGACATCCGCACCGATGTTTACGGCAAGGAAATCGATCAAGCTGTGGAACTCGGATTTGTTGCCGGTTTCTCCGATAATACCTTCCGCCCGCAAGAAACCTTAACCCGTGAGCAATTGGTGTCTTTGGTGGTGGAATCCTTGAAAAACATCCCCAATGCCAATATCACCCTCCCCACTCAAGCGACATCTCGCCCCTATCCGGATGTGGATACCTCGCGCTGGAGTGCGGCGAAGATTCAATGGGCACGCGATAACAACTTGATCAGTGGTTATCAAGATGGCACCTTCCGACCGGCACAGTCGGTGACACGGGCTGAAATGATGGCAGTGTTGCGACGGGCGGCAGAAAAGGGCAAATCGCTGCGCGGACTGCCCACGACTCTCGGTGCCAAACAAACGCCTAAAGTGTTCTCAGACACGTCAACTCACTGGGCAGCTCCCCTGATCACTCAGATGTCTGGCTATTGTAATGTCGCTTCCCCACTCAATGAAACCGGCAACGCCTTCTACCCAGATCAAGCGGCACGCCGTAACTACGCGGCTGCGGCGACTCTGCGGACATTGAACTGCGTCAAGTCGGAATCAGCAACCCCAACACCGTAA
- a CDS encoding AarF/ABC1/UbiB kinase family protein: MFSLTRTSGRQGEIIEVVLRNGWDYMRVLLTGGKSDEPKLPTPAVLRKILVELGPVYVKLGQLLSTRPDLLPAQYIEALTDLQANVPPVPWSEVEVVIRQQLQKPLEEVFATLEPRAVAAGSIAQTHKATLRDGRQIALKVQRPGIDVVVAQDISLIRALADLVALTEFGKDYDVVALADEFATALQAELDFTQEASYTNQLRRNLSTSRWFDPTQLMVPEIIWELTTEKLLVLEWLDGAPLLLADLNAGSNNGDVRAKRKAITTLLFRAFFQQIYIDGFFHADPHPGNLFYLRDGRLALLDFGMMGRLDPRTQQVLTEMLLAIVDLDAARCAQLTMQLSDSAVPDKLSNLENDFARMLRKYYNISLSQINFSQVFYEVLQVSRENKVRLPGSLGLYAKALANLEGVARQFDPDVNLLDEVKPLITDLFRRQLFGDDPLQAVLRTALDIKSLSLQSPRQVELLLERVTSETLRWNLTVKELDGVRRTMDDSANRLSFSIVVGSLIIGAAIVFSNGQSVVSSALFYAASFLGLWLIVSILRSGRLR; this comes from the coding sequence ATGTTTTCTTTAACCAGAACCAGTGGCCGCCAGGGAGAAATCATCGAAGTAGTCTTACGCAACGGCTGGGACTATATGCGAGTGCTGCTGACCGGCGGCAAATCCGATGAACCCAAACTGCCCACACCGGCTGTCCTGCGTAAAATCTTAGTGGAGTTGGGTCCGGTTTATGTCAAGTTGGGCCAGCTTCTGAGCACGCGCCCGGATCTATTGCCGGCACAATACATTGAAGCTTTGACGGATCTGCAAGCCAATGTGCCGCCGGTTCCTTGGTCAGAAGTGGAAGTGGTGATCCGGCAACAATTGCAAAAGCCTTTAGAAGAAGTTTTTGCCACCCTGGAACCGCGTGCAGTGGCTGCCGGCTCAATTGCCCAAACCCATAAAGCCACCTTAAGAGATGGCCGGCAAATTGCCCTAAAAGTTCAGCGTCCCGGCATTGATGTCGTTGTCGCCCAAGATATCTCTCTGATCCGGGCTTTGGCAGACTTGGTTGCCCTCACAGAGTTTGGCAAAGATTACGATGTTGTTGCTTTAGCCGATGAATTTGCCACCGCGCTTCAGGCAGAACTTGATTTCACCCAAGAAGCTAGCTACACAAATCAATTGCGGCGCAATTTGTCAACCAGTCGTTGGTTTGACCCTACGCAATTGATGGTTCCAGAAATTATTTGGGAATTAACCACTGAAAAGTTACTGGTTTTAGAGTGGCTAGACGGAGCGCCATTACTATTAGCTGATTTAAATGCCGGTTCTAATAATGGGGATGTTAGGGCTAAGCGTAAAGCCATAACAACCCTGCTATTCCGGGCTTTCTTCCAGCAAATATACATCGATGGATTCTTTCACGCTGACCCCCATCCTGGTAATTTGTTTTATCTCAGAGATGGCCGGCTCGCTTTGCTAGATTTTGGGATGATGGGCCGGCTTGACCCGCGCACCCAGCAAGTTTTGACAGAAATGCTATTAGCAATTGTTGACTTAGATGCAGCACGATGCGCTCAGTTAACCATGCAATTGTCGGATTCTGCTGTTCCGGATAAGCTGTCAAACTTGGAAAACGACTTTGCGCGAATGCTGCGGAAATATTACAACATCAGCCTTTCGCAAATTAACTTTTCTCAAGTATTTTACGAAGTGCTGCAAGTCTCTCGTGAAAATAAAGTTCGCTTGCCTGGTAGCTTGGGATTGTATGCGAAAGCACTGGCAAATTTGGAGGGAGTTGCACGTCAATTTGACCCCGACGTTAATTTACTCGATGAAGTTAAACCCTTAATTACAGACTTGTTTCGCCGGCAGCTTTTTGGCGACGATCCACTGCAAGCCGTTTTGAGAACTGCACTCGATATAAAAAGTCTTTCTTTGCAGTCTCCGCGTCAAGTTGAGTTATTGCTAGAGCGAGTTACTTCTGAAACGTTGCGGTGGAATTTAACTGTAAAAGAACTCGATGGGGTTCGCCGCACGATGGATGATTCAGCTAACCGGCTCTCGTTTAGTATTGTCGTTGGATCACTGATCATCGGGGCAGCCATTGTCTTTTCTAACGGTCAAAGTGTCGTTAGCAGCGCCTTGTTTTACGCAGCGAGTTTTCTAGGATTGTGGTTAATTGTTAGTATCTTGAGATCAGGCCGGTTGAGGTAA
- a CDS encoding mannose-1-phosphate guanylyltransferase translates to MNRSLIPVILAGGKGERFWPLSRRHRPKQFLSLDGSGKSLLQATADRLLALAGGWDGLWVVTSAQLAEGLREQLPQLPEENLLIEPEGRDTAPAVAWATLEIQRRYGDDTVIGFFPADHWIGDEVAFGQTISAATQLAASEASIVTLGIKPNLPSTGYGYIEQGDSAGTFEELPVYRVSRFTEKPDRQTAEKFLSTGRFSWNSGMFIFRAGVVLAELRTHAPTLMQQLEAQGRDAYPQLEKISIDYALMEKTQLAYVLPASFGWDDLGDWNAIERLLKGDAVNVELATHVGLDTTGTILYAADSEEVIVTIGLEDVVVVRDGNVTLIVKKDRTQDIKQVIKSLQADAKFENLL, encoded by the coding sequence ATGAATCGCTCCTTAATCCCTGTTATTCTTGCCGGCGGCAAAGGCGAACGCTTCTGGCCGCTCAGCCGGCGGCACCGGCCTAAACAATTTTTAAGTCTTGACGGCAGTGGCAAAAGTCTCCTGCAAGCAACCGCAGACCGCCTCCTGGCACTCGCCGGCGGTTGGGACGGGTTGTGGGTCGTCACCTCTGCCCAGCTTGCGGAAGGCTTGCGTGAACAGCTTCCCCAGTTGCCGGAAGAAAACTTACTGATCGAACCAGAAGGACGGGACACCGCGCCGGCAGTCGCTTGGGCAACCTTGGAAATTCAGCGCCGCTACGGGGATGATACTGTCATCGGCTTTTTCCCGGCAGATCACTGGATCGGGGACGAAGTGGCATTTGGGCAAACGATTAGCGCCGCAACCCAATTGGCGGCCTCTGAAGCGTCAATCGTCACCCTCGGCATCAAGCCGAACCTTCCCTCCACCGGCTACGGCTACATTGAGCAAGGCGACAGTGCCGGCACCTTTGAAGAATTGCCGGTTTATCGCGTGAGCCGGTTTACCGAAAAACCAGACCGGCAGACAGCGGAAAAGTTTTTGTCAACCGGGCGTTTTAGCTGGAATAGCGGGATGTTTATTTTCCGTGCCGGTGTTGTCCTGGCTGAACTTCGCACCCACGCGCCTACCCTGATGCAGCAGCTAGAAGCACAAGGACGCGATGCTTACCCGCAATTAGAAAAGATAAGTATTGACTACGCCTTGATGGAAAAAACCCAGTTAGCCTACGTGTTGCCGGCCTCTTTTGGCTGGGACGATCTCGGCGACTGGAATGCGATTGAACGCCTGCTCAAAGGAGACGCCGTCAATGTCGAATTAGCCACCCATGTTGGGCTAGACACCACCGGCACGATTCTCTACGCCGCTGACTCAGAAGAGGTGATTGTCACGATCGGTTTAGAGGATGTCGTCGTTGTACGCGATGGCAACGTCACTTTAATCGTCAAAAAAGACCGCACCCAAGACATCAAGCAGGTGATCAAAAGCCTACAGGCAGACGCCAAATTCGAGAATCTGCTGTAA
- a CDS encoding MOSC domain-containing protein: MTPAAIKQLFTYPIKGLTPHECERVTLEAGHGIPGDRAFALMYVEADKISDPEESVPWLPKGNFAMQNDWPGLAGLQCQYEPQTGNLSVHRQGIPLFVADTGTPAGRELIGAFFTGYLASLHPTATARHPEKAPLRLVGSGTGTTRYPDRQPVHISLVSQATLDAITTEAGQPVDARRFRPNIVIDGVSAWEEFNWIGKELQIGECRIAISARIGRCANIDVNPETGERDIPLFSLLPQKFGHAQTGVLATVIAGGPIAVGDLLNQP, encoded by the coding sequence ATGACACCGGCAGCAATCAAGCAGTTATTTACTTACCCGATTAAAGGTCTGACGCCCCATGAGTGCGAGCGCGTCACCCTGGAAGCAGGGCATGGCATTCCCGGCGATCGCGCCTTTGCCTTAATGTATGTCGAAGCCGATAAGATTTCCGACCCAGAAGAAAGCGTTCCCTGGCTGCCTAAAGGCAATTTTGCCATGCAGAACGACTGGCCTGGTTTAGCCGGCCTACAGTGCCAATACGAGCCGCAAACGGGCAATTTAAGTGTTCACCGGCAGGGGATTCCCCTATTCGTTGCAGACACCGGCACACCGGCAGGACGCGAACTCATCGGGGCATTTTTTACCGGCTACCTGGCTTCCCTGCACCCCACGGCAACCGCACGGCACCCAGAGAAAGCCCCCCTGCGCCTTGTCGGCAGCGGCACCGGCACCACACGCTATCCCGACCGGCAGCCGGTGCATATTTCCCTCGTCAGTCAGGCAACTCTTGATGCCATCACAACAGAAGCCGGTCAGCCGGTTGACGCCCGCCGGTTCCGTCCGAACATCGTTATAGATGGCGTATCCGCTTGGGAAGAATTCAACTGGATTGGGAAAGAATTGCAAATAGGAGAATGCCGAATCGCTATCTCCGCCCGGATTGGCCGGTGTGCGAACATAGATGTTAATCCCGAAACCGGCGAACGGGATATTCCCCTATTTTCCTTACTTCCCCAAAAATTTGGCCACGCCCAAACCGGCGTTTTAGCCACCGTGATTGCCGGTGGCCCTATCGCGGTTGGTGATCTTTTAAATCAACCGTAG
- a CDS encoding N-acetylmuramoyl-L-alanine amidase: MASDPKTYQFDLPTTNRPTDVSIPETWYPGIRNYWSECTTQRDVHPIDGIKAVVIHATAGTSSEGAISVMRDGKASFHWLVPDENEPQHGQLIWACAPETLAAWHVRNEVFHADVNAGRTRVNHWSLGIEVVNTQTTADRFSDWQVAVTAKIVRYCWAKYPNLRHIVSHAKLDPDHRTDPGVNFPWDKFKSLVLSSNEQAPFAAFTTTARNADDISPSAGDSNCCF; encoded by the coding sequence ATGGCAAGCGATCCAAAAACCTATCAATTTGATCTTCCCACCACAAACCGGCCAACAGACGTTTCCATCCCAGAAACTTGGTATCCCGGCATTCGTAATTATTGGTCAGAATGTACAACGCAGCGCGATGTCCATCCCATTGACGGGATTAAAGCGGTTGTAATACACGCAACAGCCGGCACGAGTTCCGAAGGCGCAATTTCAGTCATGCGAGACGGCAAAGCCAGTTTTCATTGGCTGGTTCCAGATGAGAATGAACCGCAACATGGTCAACTCATTTGGGCTTGTGCGCCTGAAACTCTCGCAGCATGGCACGTTCGCAACGAAGTGTTTCACGCAGATGTGAATGCCGGCAGAACCAGAGTCAATCATTGGTCTTTGGGAATCGAAGTTGTGAACACACAAACAACAGCGGATAGGTTTTCAGATTGGCAGGTTGCTGTGACAGCAAAAATTGTTCGTTATTGTTGGGCAAAGTATCCCAATCTTCGCCATATCGTATCCCATGCAAAGCTCGACCCAGACCATCGTACAGATCCTGGGGTTAACTTCCCTTGGGATAAATTCAAAAGTTTAGTTTTATCTTCAAACGAGCAAGCACCTTTTGCGGCTTTCACCACTACGGCTAGAAATGCCGATGATATTTCTCCAAGTGCCGGCGATTCAAATTGCTGCTTTTAG
- a CDS encoding bifunctional serine/threonine-protein kinase/formylglycine-generating enzyme family protein, whose translation MRKSIKLPLPGVPTMLVAGQILRNRYEIVKVLGSGGFAETYLANDLDIPITPKPKCVVKRLHPQAIEPDIQRLFQKEAEILYKLAQNHERIPKLFAYFEENQEFYLIQEFIEGHDLSKELSPGKKLSETYAIKLLQDILEILAYVHQNNIIHRDIKPQNIMRRKDGKLMLIDFGAVKEIGIQKTILSGKTSRTVSIGTLGFMPSEQAMGKPKPSSDIYALGRTVIFALTGVEPDLLEEDNDGEVIWKNYASVSDGLADILSKMVRDHFTGRYANATEALQALNSLVSGSALPTAPPQTKTIISPPVLPTPSVPSQASTVIAAPILPTYPFQFMTVTVNARGKIVNRQQGQADVFTEKLSNNVSLEMVSIKGGRFLMGSPETEEGRYGYESPQHRVTVQPFFLGKYPVTQAQWQSVMGNNPANSKGNNRPVENVSWNDAVEFCQKLSQKTGRNYRLPSEAEWEYACRAGITTPFYFGETITPDLANYDGIYIYASGPQGQCRKQTTDVGSFPPNAFGLYDMHGNVWEWCQDVWHENYNGAPSDGSAWEIGGDSKYRLRRGGSWNLNPAYCRSALRIRYGPNFRNYHFGFRVALVPAAISAPVLPTPSVPSQQTTVIAASALPTSSFEFTTVTVDAQGKIVNSQQRQAEVFAEKLGNNVILEMVSIPGGTFLMGSPNTEVGRFSSESPQHWVTLQPFLLGKYPITQAQWQAVMGNNPAKFKGNNRPVENVFWNDVVEFCQKLSEKTGRNYRLPSEAEWEYACRAGTTTPFYFGETITPFLVNYDGNATYASVPKGVNRKQTTDVGSFPPNAFGLYDMHGNVWEWCQDVWHENYNNATSDGSAWESGGDSNFRLQRGGSWKNYPRYCRSANRGDLMSVFSYNFVGFRVALDPMRAI comes from the coding sequence ATGCGAAAATCAATTAAATTGCCACTGCCCGGAGTACCCACTATGCTCGTTGCCGGCCAAATACTACGGAATCGCTACGAAATCGTCAAAGTGCTGGGAAGCGGCGGGTTTGCGGAAACCTATTTGGCAAACGATTTAGATATTCCCATCACTCCCAAGCCTAAATGTGTCGTCAAGCGGCTTCATCCCCAAGCAATTGAACCGGATATCCAGCGGTTATTTCAAAAAGAAGCAGAAATTTTATATAAACTGGCGCAAAACCATGAGCGCATTCCCAAGCTGTTTGCTTATTTTGAAGAAAATCAAGAATTTTATCTCATTCAGGAATTCATCGAAGGGCATGACTTAAGCAAAGAATTGAGTCCAGGCAAAAAGTTAAGCGAAACTTATGCGATTAAATTATTACAGGATATTTTAGAAATCCTGGCCTATGTTCACCAGAATAATATCATCCACCGAGATATTAAGCCCCAGAATATCATGCGGCGAAAAGATGGCAAGTTGATGCTAATTGACTTTGGAGCAGTTAAGGAGATTGGCATTCAGAAGACAATTTTATCAGGAAAAACGAGCCGCACGGTTTCTATTGGAACGCTTGGTTTTATGCCCAGCGAACAGGCAATGGGGAAGCCAAAACCAAGCAGCGATATTTACGCACTGGGGAGGACAGTCATTTTTGCTTTGACTGGAGTAGAGCCTGATTTGCTCGAAGAAGATAATGATGGTGAAGTGATTTGGAAAAATTACGCTTCTGTGAGCGATGGGTTAGCAGACATTTTAAGCAAAATGGTGCGAGATCACTTCACTGGGCGCTATGCGAATGCGACAGAAGCTTTGCAAGCGCTGAATTCTTTAGTGTCAGGATCAGCGCTGCCAACAGCCCCACCTCAAACGAAGACTATTATCTCGCCACCAGTCCTTCCGACTCCTTCCGTCCCATCTCAAGCGAGTACAGTAATTGCAGCACCCATTCTTCCAACTTATCCCTTTCAATTCATGACTGTTACCGTCAATGCTAGAGGAAAAATTGTTAATCGGCAGCAGGGACAAGCAGACGTTTTTACAGAAAAACTCAGTAACAACGTCAGTTTAGAAATGGTGTCAATTAAGGGCGGCAGATTTCTCATGGGTTCCCCAGAAACGGAAGAAGGGCGATATGGCTATGAAAGTCCTCAGCATCGGGTAACGGTACAGCCGTTTTTCCTGGGAAAATATCCTGTCACTCAAGCGCAGTGGCAATCAGTGATGGGCAATAACCCCGCTAACTCTAAAGGAAATAACAGGCCAGTAGAAAATGTATCTTGGAATGATGCCGTTGAATTTTGCCAGAAACTCTCGCAAAAAACCGGGCGTAACTATCGTTTACCCAGCGAGGCGGAGTGGGAATATGCCTGCCGCGCCGGCATTACCACCCCGTTTTACTTTGGCGAGACAATTACACCTGATTTGGCTAACTATGATGGCATTTATATTTACGCTTCTGGGCCACAGGGTCAATGTCGAAAACAAACAACCGATGTCGGGAGTTTCCCGCCCAATGCCTTTGGGCTGTACGATATGCACGGCAATGTCTGGGAGTGGTGTCAAGATGTCTGGCATGAAAATTACAACGGTGCGCCTTCTGATGGCAGTGCGTGGGAAATTGGGGGAGATAGCAAATACCGGTTGCGGCGTGGAGGTTCTTGGAACCTCAACCCCGCGTACTGCCGTAGTGCGCTTCGTATCAGGTACGGGCCGAACTTCAGGAACTACCACTTCGGTTTTCGGGTGGCACTCGTTCCCGCAGCGATCTCAGCGCCGGTTCTTCCCACTCCTTCCGTGCCGTCTCAACAGACTACAGTGATTGCAGCGTCTGCCCTTCCAACTTCCTCTTTTGAATTCACAACTGTTACCGTCGATGCTCAAGGAAAAATTGTTAACAGTCAGCAAAGACAAGCAGAAGTTTTTGCTGAAAAACTTGGTAACAATGTAATTCTGGAAATGGTGTCAATTCCCGGCGGCACATTTCTCATGGGTTCCCCAAACACGGAAGTAGGACGATTTAGCAGTGAAAGTCCACAGCATTGGGTAACGCTACAGCCGTTTTTATTAGGAAAATATCCCATCACCCAAGCACAGTGGCAAGCAGTGATGGGCAATAACCCGGCTAAATTTAAAGGTAATAACAGGCCGGTGGAAAATGTATTTTGGAATGATGTCGTTGAATTTTGCCAGAAACTCTCGGAAAAAACAGGACGCAACTATCGTTTACCCAGCGAGGCAGAGTGGGAATATGCCTGCCGCGCCGGCACCACCACCCCATTTTACTTTGGCGAGACAATCACCCCTTTTTTAGTTAACTATGATGGCAACGCCACCTACGCCTCAGTACCGAAAGGCGTTAACCGCAAACAAACAACCGATGTAGGGAGTTTTCCACCCAATGCCTTCGGACTGTATGATATGCACGGCAATGTTTGGGAGTGGTGTCAAGATGTCTGGCATGAAAATTACAACAATGCTACTTCTGATGGCAGTGCGTGGGAAAGTGGAGGAGATAGTAATTTTCGGTTGCAGCGTGGAGGTTCTTGGAAAAACTACCCCAGGTACTGCCGCAGTGCGAATCGTGGTGACTTGATGTCGGTCTTCAGCTACAACTTCGTCGGTTTTCGGGTGGCTCTCGATCCGATGAGGGCTATTTAA
- a CDS encoding C39 family peptidase, with product MKVIKGVPYFSQLDNEFEPYTACNVTSLAMCLWYLGVRGNGNYHQLEDELYKRAVDKGWNRFTTLGLKSLAESYAGIKDDLTEKGTLKDIREAIDQEKICIVHGFFTAVGHILVIKGYTDNGFIVNDPNGEWSPWTYDKNEAGGNNKKGESIEYSKKAITACCDSWSMGEAEIRYSSLSDSQAEKEAETIWLHRLYKDKTKLG from the coding sequence ATGAAAGTTATTAAGGGTGTTCCCTATTTTTCTCAACTAGACAATGAGTTTGAACCCTACACAGCTTGTAATGTGACATCGCTTGCAATGTGCCTTTGGTACTTGGGTGTTCGAGGTAACGGTAACTACCATCAATTAGAGGATGAACTCTACAAACGGGCTGTTGACAAAGGCTGGAATCGTTTTACGACGCTGGGATTAAAAAGTCTAGCTGAAAGTTATGCCGGCATCAAAGACGACCTAACTGAAAAAGGCACTCTCAAAGATATCCGAGAAGCTATTGATCAGGAAAAAATTTGTATCGTACACGGTTTTTTTACAGCAGTCGGTCATATTCTCGTGATCAAGGGATACACCGACAATGGATTTATCGTTAACGATCCCAACGGAGAATGGTCTCCCTGGACTTATGACAAGAATGAGGCAGGAGGTAACAATAAAAAGGGAGAAAGTATTGAGTATTCCAAAAAAGCAATTACAGCTTGCTGCGATAGTTGGAGTATGGGTGAGGCAGAAATTCGCTATTCTTCGCTAAGCGATTCTCAAGCAGAAAAAGAAGCAGAAACAATTTGGCTGCACCGCCTTTATAAAGATAAAACCAAACTTGGATAA
- a CDS encoding molybdenum cofactor guanylyltransferase, whose product MQVEKSDQALSAIVLAGGQSSRMGRDKALIAPQGVPLLKQIYEIAVKCASPVYVVTPWPERYQDILPNSCRFIREEPLPDETEPHGPLVGLAQGLAQVQTQWVLVLACDLPRLRVEVLQSWIGLLGDVEDDAIALLPRDAKGWQPLCGFYRHSCLPALQEFINQGGRSFQRWLSQHPVQEVPVSDRQMLFNCNTPTDLEQVKHET is encoded by the coding sequence ATGCAAGTAGAAAAAAGCGATCAGGCGCTGAGTGCGATAGTGCTGGCGGGTGGCCAAAGTTCCCGCATGGGTCGGGATAAGGCTTTGATCGCACCTCAAGGCGTTCCACTGCTCAAGCAGATTTATGAGATTGCTGTAAAGTGCGCTTCGCCGGTGTATGTCGTGACACCTTGGCCGGAACGATATCAAGATATCTTGCCCAATAGTTGCCGGTTTATCCGAGAGGAGCCTTTGCCTGACGAGACGGAACCCCACGGGCCGCTGGTGGGATTGGCCCAAGGATTGGCACAGGTGCAAACACAATGGGTACTGGTGCTCGCTTGCGATCTGCCTCGGTTGCGAGTTGAGGTTTTGCAGAGTTGGATAGGGCTGCTGGGTGATGTCGAGGATGATGCTATCGCCCTGCTGCCGCGAGATGCCAAGGGCTGGCAACCGTTGTGCGGCTTCTACCGGCACAGTTGTTTGCCGGCACTCCAAGAGTTTATCAACCAGGGGGGCCGGTCATTTCAGCGTTGGTTATCTCAACATCCTGTGCAAGAGGTGCCGGTGAGCGATAGGCAGATGCTGTTTAATTGCAACACCCCCACCGATCTCGAACAAGTAAAACACGAAACCTAG
- a CDS encoding CsbD family protein — protein MSIEDRAAATAKNIEGKIQEAVSEVTGDPKDKIEGQVKQEEAANMHAKEDVKDGVKNFIDKA, from the coding sequence ATGAGCATTGAAGATAGAGCAGCGGCTACTGCTAAAAACATAGAAGGTAAAATTCAAGAAGCGGTGAGTGAAGTCACAGGCGACCCGAAAGACAAAATTGAAGGTCAAGTAAAACAAGAGGAAGCGGCGAATATGCACGCTAAAGAAGACGTTAAAGATGGCGTAAAAAACTTCATCGATAAAGCTTAA